The following proteins are encoded in a genomic region of Arachis stenosperma cultivar V10309 chromosome 4, arast.V10309.gnm1.PFL2, whole genome shotgun sequence:
- the LOC130975083 gene encoding probable L-type lectin-domain containing receptor kinase S.7: MVTSLFIAIFITMFIISLTVSVQSSPSSQPPPVSVNHNNFDNDINLSGDAHAVKDRVSLTRSSQFSSGLLLRNTSITFSSATANTTGTSLSVEFSFSISPAATSDDGGSGFVLILFPGDFENVFSANYSFGISKEYSKNYVAVEFDTSQDDEFNDPDANHVGIDVGSLISVAIANVSDSDIVLNNGEKLKAWVDYVASSKNLEVRLCKSSENRPNDPIVSQKIDLAKLWGNEPVFVGLSASNDADSVQVVSVYTWKVVSSGDVAEREGARNVSADEEKGSFGTLSILAEVIFGTVCVALVAFVVLFLWAIFFQKHEEEQSFALGKRENLEYERIDVAVDKQSPEEIERLNS, from the coding sequence ATGGTTACGTCATTGTTCATCGCAATATTCATCACAATGTTCATCATTTCCCTAACCGTTTCTGTTCAATCTTCTCCTTCCTCACAACCGCCTCCTGTTTCCGTTAACCATAACAACTTTGACAATGACATCAATCTCTCAGGTGACGCTCACGCCGTCAAAGACCGCGTGAGTCTCACGCGCTCCTCACAATTCAGCTCCGGCCTCCTCCTCCGAAACACCTCAATCACATTCTCTTCTGCCACCGCCAACACAACCGGCACCTCCCTCTCCGTCGAATTCTCATTTTCAATCTCCCCCGCCGCCACCTCCGACGATGGCGGTAGCGGTTTCGTCCTTATCCTCTTCCCTGGCGACTTCGAGAACGTATTCTCGGCTAACTACTCATTCGGCATCTCAAAAGAATACAGCAAAAACTATGTCGCCGTCGAATTCGACACCTCGCAAGACGATGAGTTCAACGATCCAGATGCGAATCACGTCGGAATAGACGTCGGAAGCCTCATCTCCGTCGCAATCGCGAATGTCTCCGACTCAGACATTGTCCTCAACAACGGCGAGAAGctgaaagcttgggttgattacGTGGCAAGTTCGAAGAATCTCGAGGTTCGGTTATGCAAGTCCAGTGAAAACCGCCCTAACGATCCGATCGTTTCGCAAAAAATCGATTTGGCTAAACTCTGGGGAAACGAGCCAGTGTTCGTTGGTTTGAGTGCCTCGAACGACGCGGATTCCGTTCAGGTTGTTAGTGTGTACACGTGGAAGGTGGTGAGTTCTGGAGACGTGGCAGAACGTGAGGGTGCACGAAACGTGTCGGCTGACGAAGAGAAGGGTAGTTTTGGAACTTTGTCGATTCTTGCTGAGGTTATATTCGGTACTGTGTGTGTTGCGTTGGTTGCTTTTGTGGTACTGTTTCTGTGGGCCATATTCTTTCAGAAGCACGAGGAAGAACAGTCTTTTGCGCTTGGGAAGAGAGAGAACCTTGAGTATGAGAGGATTGATGTTGCTGTGGATAAGCAAAGTCCTGAAGAGATTGAGAGATTGAATTCGTAG